A single genomic interval of Malania oleifera isolate guangnan ecotype guangnan chromosome 11, ASM2987363v1, whole genome shotgun sequence harbors:
- the LOC131168375 gene encoding tubulin beta-2 chain isoform X1, with the protein MREILHIQGGQCGNQIGAKFWEVVCAEHGIDPTGRYQGDSDLQLERINVYYNEASCGRFVPRAVLMDLEPGTMDSLRSGPYGQTFRPDNFVFGQSGAGNNWAKGHYTEGAELIDSVLDVVRKEAENCDCLQGFQVCHSLGGGTGSGMGTLLISKIREEYPDRMMLTFSVFPSPKVSDTVVEPYNATLSVHQLVENADECMVLDNEALYDICFRTLKLTTPSCKKILVYFRLLLYVGFLIFFFALCINIINLPCGFVPCAVGDLNHLISATMSGVTCCLRFPGQLNSDLRKLAVNLIPFPRLHFFMVGFAPLTSRGSQQYRNLTVPELTQQMWDSKNMMCAADPRHGRYLTASAMFRGKMSTKEVDEQMLNVQNKNSSYFVEWIPNNVKSTVCDIPPTGLKMASTFIGNSTSIQEMFRRVSEQFTAMFRRKAFLHWYTGEGMDEMEFTEAESNMNDLVSEYQQYQDATADEEDYEEEEEDIHDM; encoded by the exons ATGCGCGAGATTCTTCACATTCAAGGGGGGCAATGCGGGAACCAGATCGGAGCCAAGTTCTGGGAGGTCGTCTGCGCGGAGCACGGGATCGATCCCACCGGAAGGTACCAAGGCGATTCCGATCTTCAGCTGGAAAGGATAAATGTTTATTACAATGAGGCGAGTTGTGGGAGGTTCGTCCCTCGGGCTGTGCTCATGGATCTTGAGCCTGGGACCATGGATAGTCTCAGATCCGGCCCCTATGGTCAGACTTTCCGACCCGATAATTTTGTTTTCGGCCAGTCCGGTGCCGGGAACAATTGGGCGAAAGGCCATTATACTGAAGGTGCCGAATTGATCGATTCTGTGCTCGATGTTGTCCGCAAAGAAGCAGAGAATTGTGATTGCTTGCAAG GTTTTCAGGTTTGTCATTCTCTGGGAGGAGGGACCGGATCTGGAATGGGGACCCTTTTGATTTCGAAGATCAGGGAAGAATACCCAGACAGGATGATGCTCACATTCTCCGTCTTCCCCTCCCCGAAGGTCTCCGATACAGTTGTCGAGCCTTACAATGCAACTCTCTCTGTTCACCAGCTTGTGGAAAATGCAGATGAGTGCATGGTTCTTGACAATGAGGCTCTCTATGACATTTGCTTCCGAACTCTGAAGCTCACAACTCCAAGCTGTAAGAAAATTCTAGTCTATTTTCGGCTGTTGCTCTATGTAGGcttcttaattttcttctttGCCCTTTGTATCAACATTATTAATTTACCCTGTGGTTTTGTTCCGTGCGCAGTCGGCGATCTCAACCATCTGATTTCCGCAACTATGTCTGGAGTCACCTGCTGTCTGAGATTTCCCGGACAGCTGAACTCCGACCTCCGGAAGCTCGCTGTCAATCTCATCCCCTTCCCTCGCCTCCACTTCTTCATGGTGGGTTTTGCTCCTCTCACCTCCAGGGGTTCCCAGCAGTACAGGAACCTGACCGTGCCTGAGCTCACCCAGCAAATGTGGGATTCAAAGAACATGATGTGTGCTGCAGACCCCCGCCACGGCCGCTACCTCACTGCCTCAGCCATGTTCAGGGGCAAGATGAGCACCAAGGAAGTGGATGAGCAGATGCTCAATGTTCAGAACAAGAACTCTTCCTACTTTGTGGAATGGATTCCAAACAACGTCAAGTCGACGGTTTGCGATATTCCACCGACGGGCCTTAAGATGGCATCGACTTTTATCGGGAACTCGACATCCATACAAGAAATGTTCCGCCGGGTGAGCGAGCAATTTACGGCCATGTTCAGGAGGAAGGCTTTCTTGCATTGGTACACCGGAGAGGGAATGGATGAGATGGAGTTCACGGAGGCAGAAAGCAACATGAACGATCTGGTTTCGGAGTATCAACAGTACCAGGATGCAACTGCAGATGAGGAAGACtatgaggaggaggaggaagacaTTCATGACAtgtga
- the LOC131168375 gene encoding tubulin beta-2 chain isoform X2: MREILHIQGGQCGNQIGAKFWEVVCAEHGIDPTGRYQGDSDLQLERINVYYNEASCGRFVPRAVLMDLEPGTMDSLRSGPYGQTFRPDNFVFGQSGAGNNWAKGHYTEGAELIDSVLDVVRKEAENCDCLQGFQVCHSLGGGTGSGMGTLLISKIREEYPDRMMLTFSVFPSPKVSDTVVEPYNATLSVHQLVENADECMVLDNEALYDICFRTLKLTTPSFGDLNHLISATMSGVTCCLRFPGQLNSDLRKLAVNLIPFPRLHFFMVGFAPLTSRGSQQYRNLTVPELTQQMWDSKNMMCAADPRHGRYLTASAMFRGKMSTKEVDEQMLNVQNKNSSYFVEWIPNNVKSTVCDIPPTGLKMASTFIGNSTSIQEMFRRVSEQFTAMFRRKAFLHWYTGEGMDEMEFTEAESNMNDLVSEYQQYQDATADEEDYEEEEEDIHDM; the protein is encoded by the exons ATGCGCGAGATTCTTCACATTCAAGGGGGGCAATGCGGGAACCAGATCGGAGCCAAGTTCTGGGAGGTCGTCTGCGCGGAGCACGGGATCGATCCCACCGGAAGGTACCAAGGCGATTCCGATCTTCAGCTGGAAAGGATAAATGTTTATTACAATGAGGCGAGTTGTGGGAGGTTCGTCCCTCGGGCTGTGCTCATGGATCTTGAGCCTGGGACCATGGATAGTCTCAGATCCGGCCCCTATGGTCAGACTTTCCGACCCGATAATTTTGTTTTCGGCCAGTCCGGTGCCGGGAACAATTGGGCGAAAGGCCATTATACTGAAGGTGCCGAATTGATCGATTCTGTGCTCGATGTTGTCCGCAAAGAAGCAGAGAATTGTGATTGCTTGCAAG GTTTTCAGGTTTGTCATTCTCTGGGAGGAGGGACCGGATCTGGAATGGGGACCCTTTTGATTTCGAAGATCAGGGAAGAATACCCAGACAGGATGATGCTCACATTCTCCGTCTTCCCCTCCCCGAAGGTCTCCGATACAGTTGTCGAGCCTTACAATGCAACTCTCTCTGTTCACCAGCTTGTGGAAAATGCAGATGAGTGCATGGTTCTTGACAATGAGGCTCTCTATGACATTTGCTTCCGAACTCTGAAGCTCACAACTCCAAGCT TCGGCGATCTCAACCATCTGATTTCCGCAACTATGTCTGGAGTCACCTGCTGTCTGAGATTTCCCGGACAGCTGAACTCCGACCTCCGGAAGCTCGCTGTCAATCTCATCCCCTTCCCTCGCCTCCACTTCTTCATGGTGGGTTTTGCTCCTCTCACCTCCAGGGGTTCCCAGCAGTACAGGAACCTGACCGTGCCTGAGCTCACCCAGCAAATGTGGGATTCAAAGAACATGATGTGTGCTGCAGACCCCCGCCACGGCCGCTACCTCACTGCCTCAGCCATGTTCAGGGGCAAGATGAGCACCAAGGAAGTGGATGAGCAGATGCTCAATGTTCAGAACAAGAACTCTTCCTACTTTGTGGAATGGATTCCAAACAACGTCAAGTCGACGGTTTGCGATATTCCACCGACGGGCCTTAAGATGGCATCGACTTTTATCGGGAACTCGACATCCATACAAGAAATGTTCCGCCGGGTGAGCGAGCAATTTACGGCCATGTTCAGGAGGAAGGCTTTCTTGCATTGGTACACCGGAGAGGGAATGGATGAGATGGAGTTCACGGAGGCAGAAAGCAACATGAACGATCTGGTTTCGGAGTATCAACAGTACCAGGATGCAACTGCAGATGAGGAAGACtatgaggaggaggaggaagacaTTCATGACAtgtga